A genomic segment from Candidatus Binatia bacterium encodes:
- the asnB gene encoding asparagine synthase (glutamine-hydrolyzing) — MCGIYGYVSSRGGIQPEILRRMGDTLRHRGPDDEGEWLQHSEARAVALGHKRLSIIDLTSAAKQPISDEDGKIWLTYNGEIYNFRELRSELAAKGHIFKSTSDGEIIVHLYEEMGAACLERLKGMFAFALWDETQQTLFLARDRIGKKPLHYAIYDGGIAFASEIKALLKHPEVVKEIDLSALNKYLTFEYVPAPATIFKSIKKLEPGHCLSYQNGKSEIKKYWDIPLADYPIGFKTEDEYAEELRDILERAVRSRLVADVPVGVFLSGGIDSGLVAALAAKADRKIECFSIGFDEPSFDESSHAKSIAKALGLNHRLKIFNTREMLDNLDELPNFLDEPLADASILPSYLLSKVASERLKVALSGDGGDELFAGYPTYQAHRIITYYDLLPETLKNSVKALAAWLPVSHGNISTDFKIKQFLRGAGVSPEIRFFMWMGSFTESEKKGLLSSDLRAALAHENTYEDVFAYIRESGLNKDLERILYLSMKLYLQDDILVKVDRAAMANGLEVRCPLLDQELVEFACRLPMQYKLHGLKTKYLLKKAAAGILPDSIINRKKKGFGIPISKWLTGELKSSMLDYLGEERIRRQGFFNYSSVKSLIDDHLAKRKDNRKLLWTLLIFQIWHERFFESHR; from the coding sequence ATGTGCGGCATCTATGGATATGTCTCCTCTCGCGGCGGGATTCAGCCCGAAATATTGCGCCGTATGGGCGACACCCTCCGGCACAGGGGGCCCGACGATGAAGGAGAATGGCTCCAGCATTCAGAAGCGCGTGCCGTCGCGCTGGGTCACAAGAGACTCAGCATCATCGATCTTACTTCCGCCGCCAAGCAACCCATATCCGACGAGGACGGCAAAATCTGGCTCACTTACAATGGAGAGATCTATAACTTTCGGGAACTCAGGAGCGAGTTGGCGGCCAAAGGGCATATCTTTAAGTCGACTTCCGACGGCGAAATTATCGTCCACCTTTATGAAGAGATGGGCGCGGCATGTCTGGAGAGGCTCAAGGGCATGTTTGCCTTCGCTCTGTGGGACGAGACTCAACAAACGCTTTTTCTGGCGCGCGACCGGATCGGGAAAAAGCCGCTCCATTACGCCATTTACGACGGCGGAATCGCCTTCGCTTCGGAGATCAAGGCGCTTCTGAAGCATCCTGAGGTGGTTAAAGAAATAGACCTCAGCGCTCTCAACAAATATCTGACTTTCGAATACGTGCCCGCCCCTGCTACGATCTTTAAGTCGATTAAAAAGCTCGAGCCCGGCCATTGCCTTTCTTACCAAAACGGAAAGAGCGAAATAAAAAAATATTGGGACATTCCTCTCGCGGATTACCCGATCGGCTTTAAGACCGAAGATGAATATGCGGAGGAGCTTAGAGACATTCTAGAAAGAGCGGTCAGGTCGAGACTCGTGGCCGATGTCCCTGTCGGCGTCTTCCTGAGCGGGGGTATCGACTCCGGTCTCGTGGCCGCGCTCGCGGCGAAGGCCGACAGAAAAATCGAATGCTTTTCCATCGGCTTCGATGAGCCGTCGTTCGATGAGAGCTCACACGCGAAAAGCATCGCCAAGGCGCTCGGCCTCAATCATCGCCTGAAGATCTTCAACACCCGGGAGATGCTGGACAACCTGGATGAGCTTCCTAACTTCCTGGACGAGCCCCTGGCGGACGCCTCGATCCTGCCCTCTTATCTTCTGTCTAAAGTCGCGTCCGAAAGGTTGAAGGTGGCGCTCAGCGGAGACGGCGGCGATGAGCTGTTCGCCGGCTACCCGACGTATCAGGCTCACCGGATCATCACCTATTACGACTTGCTGCCTGAGACATTGAAGAATTCGGTCAAGGCCCTGGCCGCTTGGCTTCCCGTCTCGCACGGCAACATCAGCACCGATTTCAAGATCAAGCAGTTCTTGCGCGGCGCCGGGGTGTCCCCCGAAATCCGGTTCTTTATGTGGATGGGAAGTTTCACCGAGAGCGAGAAGAAGGGGCTTTTAAGCAGCGACCTCAGAGCGGCCCTCGCGCACGAGAATACTTACGAAGACGTCTTCGCTTATATCCGGGAGAGCGGTCTAAACAAAGACCTCGAAAGAATACTTTATCTTTCGATGAAGCTCTATCTCCAGGACGACATCCTCGTCAAGGTCGATCGAGCGGCGATGGCCAACGGCCTGGAGGTGAGATGCCCTCTGCTGGATCAGGAGCTGGTCGAGTTTGCCTGCAGGCTGCCTATGCAGTACAAGCTCCATGGATTGAAGACCAAATATCTGCTGAAAAAAGCCGCCGCGGGCATATTGCCGGACTCCATCATCAACCGAAAGAAGAAAGGCTTTGGCATCCCGATCTCGAAGTGGCTCACGGGCGAACTCAAGAGCTCTATGCTCGACTATCTCGGCGAAGAGAGGATCAGGCGGCAAGGATTCTTTAACTATTCCTCAGTCAAGAGCCTGATCGACGACCATCTGGCAAAAAGAAAAGATAACCGGAAGTTGCTCTGGACGCTCCTGATATTTCAAATTTGGCATGAGCGATTCTTCGAAAGCCACCGCTGA